In Cytobacillus oceanisediminis, the following proteins share a genomic window:
- a CDS encoding endonuclease MutS2, with the protein MNKMTFEKLQYHELKNKVKQHCVSSLGKELIDRLQPSSNMKAVRNRLNETSEARRLLDAEKHLPLTGISNITSHIEKLEKGIILTPSELNAVSDFLRGCRKIKKFMADKEFFAPVLYTYALSMTEFRNIEEEILYAIKGNMVDSGASKELKRIRSHIAKTEGKIEERLNKFLRSGANKEYIQEFYISKKDDRFTIPIKASFKNQVAGTVIETSSKGSTVFIEPDAVSKLNVELAMLKSEESVEEYQILATLSGAILESIHEIRINIECISQYDMIFAKAKYSKSTDAVEPEINNHGYIKLVSSKHPLLEGNIVPLDFEIGKDYRSLVITGPNAGGKTVVLKTIGILTLAVMSGFHIMAKSGSEIAIFDNVFVDIGDNQSIENALSTFSSHMKNISEIMSASTNNTLLLFDEIGSGTEPNEGAALAIAILEEFYHMGCITIATTHYGEIKRYSEMHDDFMNAAMLFDSAELKPVYKLLIGESGESNALWISRKMNIREHVLKRAQMYIENKDYNLEAVRENRIKKPVIEVKQDIEEYHYEIGDRVKMISQDDYAIVYEPIDKFNNIKLFYKDEIVEVNSKRIELDIKASELYPEGYDMNTLFTSYHEQKLQHDLERGSKKALRKVQKEIRNRKQE; encoded by the coding sequence ATGAATAAAATGACTTTTGAAAAATTACAATACCACGAATTGAAGAATAAAGTGAAGCAGCATTGCGTCAGCAGTTTGGGGAAAGAGCTGATCGACCGGTTACAGCCGAGCTCGAATATGAAAGCCGTCCGCAACCGCTTAAATGAAACAAGCGAGGCCCGAAGGTTGTTGGACGCCGAAAAGCATCTGCCATTAACCGGCATCTCCAATATCACAAGCCATATTGAAAAATTGGAAAAAGGCATCATATTAACTCCATCCGAGTTAAACGCTGTATCCGATTTTTTAAGAGGCTGCCGGAAAATCAAAAAGTTTATGGCTGATAAAGAATTTTTTGCGCCAGTCCTCTACACTTATGCACTATCTATGACTGAATTTAGAAATATCGAAGAAGAAATCTTATATGCGATTAAAGGAAACATGGTTGATTCAGGGGCCAGCAAAGAGCTGAAACGAATTAGAAGTCACATTGCGAAAACAGAAGGAAAAATCGAGGAACGTTTGAATAAGTTTTTGCGCAGCGGAGCAAATAAGGAATACATTCAAGAATTCTATATCAGCAAGAAGGATGACCGTTTTACGATTCCGATCAAAGCATCCTTTAAAAATCAGGTAGCAGGAACAGTAATCGAAACATCTTCAAAAGGGTCCACTGTATTCATAGAGCCTGATGCAGTTTCAAAGCTTAATGTTGAATTGGCGATGCTAAAATCGGAGGAGTCGGTAGAGGAATATCAAATCTTAGCCACGCTTTCCGGAGCGATTCTCGAATCCATTCATGAGATCCGCATCAATATTGAATGCATCAGCCAGTATGACATGATTTTTGCGAAAGCGAAGTACAGCAAAAGTACGGACGCCGTTGAACCGGAGATTAATAATCATGGGTATATCAAATTAGTAAGCAGCAAGCACCCCTTATTAGAAGGAAACATTGTCCCGCTGGATTTTGAAATCGGGAAGGATTATAGAAGCTTAGTCATAACAGGCCCAAATGCGGGCGGGAAAACCGTTGTCTTAAAGACAATCGGAATCCTCACTCTGGCTGTCATGTCCGGGTTTCATATTATGGCAAAATCGGGAAGTGAAATCGCTATTTTTGACAATGTGTTTGTTGATATTGGTGATAATCAAAGCATAGAGAACGCCTTGAGCACCTTTTCTTCCCATATGAAAAATATTTCAGAGATCATGAGTGCTTCCACGAATAATACGCTGCTGTTATTCGATGAGATTGGAAGCGGAACAGAGCCGAATGAAGGGGCCGCTTTAGCAATCGCCATTTTAGAAGAGTTTTATCATATGGGATGCATCACGATTGCCACTACTCACTACGGTGAGATTAAACGTTATTCTGAAATGCATGATGATTTTATGAATGCTGCCATGTTATTCGACAGTGCGGAATTGAAGCCGGTGTATAAGCTCTTAATAGGTGAATCAGGAGAGAGCAATGCGCTTTGGATTTCCAGAAAGATGAATATCCGCGAACATGTCCTGAAGCGTGCGCAAATGTATATTGAAAACAAGGATTATAATCTGGAAGCAGTAAGAGAGAACAGAATAAAGAAGCCAGTGATTGAAGTGAAGCAGGACATAGAAGAATATCATTATGAAATCGGTGACAGGGTAAAAATGATCAGCCAGGATGATTACGCCATTGTGTATGAGCCAATAGATAAATTCAATAACATCAAGCTGTTCTATAAAGATGAAATAGTGGAAGTGAACAGTAAGCGAATTGAATTGGATATTAAAGCAAGCGAGCTTTATCCAGAAGGGTATGATATGAATACCTTATTTACCAGTTACCATGAACAGAAGCTGCAGCATGATCTGGAGAGAGGATCGAAAAAGGCACTGCGAAAGGTTCAGAAAGAGATTAGAAATAGAAAGCAGGAATAA
- a CDS encoding GNAT family N-acetyltransferase — protein MNIIRACEAESNISNEMSTIFVDGFYQWLNYFSKDKAKLYRTFVHMFNTEVFYTAAVDNNIAAIAACTNNTPSVKLKYSEFRKHLGLIMGSIAYIILKNEFEKKQYPFQISEKMGAIEFVATSVNYRGQRVATELLKTIMDSTSYDEYVLEVADTNTNAIKLYEKLGFAEFLRIPQKHSKRSGVNNLVYMKHVKMKEDDSLGSIF, from the coding sequence ATGAATATTATTCGTGCTTGTGAGGCAGAAAGTAATATAAGTAATGAGATGAGTACAATCTTTGTAGACGGCTTCTATCAGTGGCTGAATTATTTTTCAAAGGATAAAGCTAAACTTTACAGGACATTTGTCCATATGTTTAATACAGAGGTCTTCTATACGGCTGCAGTTGACAATAATATTGCGGCTATAGCCGCCTGTACAAACAATACACCTTCAGTGAAATTGAAATATAGTGAATTTAGAAAGCATCTTGGTTTAATCATGGGAAGTATTGCTTATATTATTCTCAAAAATGAATTTGAGAAAAAGCAATATCCCTTTCAAATATCTGAAAAAATGGGTGCAATAGAGTTTGTGGCAACGTCGGTAAATTATAGAGGACAGCGTGTGGCAACTGAACTGCTAAAAACGATTATGGATTCTACTTCATACGACGAATATGTTCTAGAGGTAGCAGATACCAATACAAACGCCATCAAGCTTTATGAAAAACTGGGCTTTGCAGAGTTTCTGCGTATACCTCAAAAGCACAGTAAAAGAAGTGGTGTCAATAATCTTGTCTATATGAAGCATGTGAAGATGAAAGAAGATGATTCCCTGGGATCTATCTTCTGA
- a CDS encoding HAD family hydrolase, with protein MNMRAIFIDMDGTLLKASNCISRRNMEAIYRLIDQGVMVFLATGRHYEVTAPYHKEIGLQTPMICLNGAAIHDAETGRATQIKTVRLNEERFHHLTAESPCNVMIHTAAGLYCKETNEEIDYWTKIGQIPPQYIGDLRQAAYQDVLKYSVRTGSPSPEISALFKTEAGVIDWNDGFELVAPGVSKWSAIKSLLAEFQINPNEVAAIGDGPNDIEMLRHVGTGVAMGNAGEKVKAAADFVTEHHENDGLAEFIERYLLKSYAI; from the coding sequence ATGAATATGCGTGCAATATTTATTGATATGGATGGTACACTTCTTAAAGCCTCAAACTGCATTTCCCGCCGAAATATGGAAGCCATTTATCGGCTCATAGATCAGGGAGTCATGGTGTTTCTAGCCACTGGCCGACACTATGAAGTAACCGCTCCCTACCATAAAGAAATTGGATTACAAACTCCGATGATCTGTTTGAATGGTGCTGCTATTCACGATGCAGAGACAGGAAGAGCTACGCAAATAAAAACCGTACGATTGAATGAGGAACGCTTTCACCATCTGACCGCAGAAAGTCCATGTAATGTTATGATCCATACAGCAGCTGGGCTATATTGTAAGGAAACAAATGAAGAAATCGATTATTGGACGAAAATTGGGCAAATTCCGCCGCAGTATATTGGAGATTTAAGACAGGCAGCTTATCAGGATGTTCTTAAATATAGTGTTCGAACAGGTTCACCAAGTCCTGAAATATCCGCTTTGTTTAAAACCGAAGCAGGAGTCATCGATTGGAATGACGGGTTTGAGCTGGTCGCTCCTGGTGTTTCCAAATGGTCTGCTATAAAAAGCTTACTTGCCGAATTTCAAATTAATCCAAATGAAGTCGCAGCCATTGGAGACGGCCCCAATGATATAGAGATGCTTCGTCATGTCGGTACTGGTGTGGCGATGGGGAACGCTGGCGAAAAGGTTAAAGCAGCAGCTGATTTTGTTACAGAGCATCACGAAAATGATGGATTAGCTGAGTTTATTGAACGTTATCTTCTTAAATCTTATGCGATTTAA
- a CDS encoding copper homeostasis protein CutC, producing MLIEVIADTLSDALIAQEAGAGRIELVTGLAEGGLTPGYGVIERVCKELKIPVNVMIRPHSRGFCYSEEDIEVMIQDIDICKKLGAAGVVFGVLTHNNQVHIDYLKRLIDAADGMDITFHRAFDEADDQFAAMEIIKQYPQISRILTSGGERSAANAAARLRKLNELTADSHLKIMAGAGLSIENITAFLDEVPVTEVHFGTGVRFQSSYDHQIDPERVRKIIKIIGA from the coding sequence ATGTTAATAGAAGTGATCGCAGACACCCTAAGTGATGCGCTAATTGCCCAGGAAGCCGGCGCAGGCAGAATTGAACTGGTAACCGGGCTCGCAGAGGGGGGCCTGACACCAGGTTATGGCGTCATTGAAAGAGTGTGCAAAGAATTAAAGATCCCAGTGAATGTAATGATTCGTCCGCACAGCCGCGGGTTTTGCTATTCGGAAGAGGACATAGAAGTCATGATTCAGGATATTGACATCTGCAAAAAATTAGGTGCGGCAGGCGTAGTATTTGGAGTTCTCACACATAACAACCAAGTACATATCGATTATCTAAAGCGGCTAATCGATGCAGCAGATGGAATGGATATTACCTTCCACCGTGCCTTTGATGAGGCCGATGATCAATTTGCGGCTATGGAAATCATCAAGCAGTATCCGCAAATATCGAGAATCCTGACCTCTGGGGGAGAGCGCAGTGCTGCAAATGCAGCAGCAAGATTGAGGAAGCTAAATGAGCTTACAGCAGATAGCCATTTAAAGATCATGGCTGGTGCAGGACTTTCAATTGAAAATATAACAGCATTTTTGGATGAGGTGCCAGTCACTGAAGTTCATTTTGGTACAGGAGTCCGTTTCCAATCCAGCTACGATCATCAGATTGATCCTGAGAGAGTGCGAAAGATAATAAAAATAATCGGTGCCTAA
- a CDS encoding asparaginase, with the protein MKYTALVEEVRGGIVENIHTGIICGMNDQLESFYQVGDEEHYTYFRSASKPIQALPVFLTDIIAKYGLTEQEAALFTASHRGEPYHIEALESMLAKLPVKEEELYCPPSYPLNIQPREEMIRQGIQKRKLYHNCAGKHMGFITVCREWGFPVEGYWKEDHPLQKHIMDILSHLSGIPVSNIHIGIDGCGAPVFAIPLKKMSEVYLKLACPDLIQDPQLQQAVHKMTDIMNNQFNMVASQHFICSILLEDKNIVAKGGAQGVYCFGLKKERAGFALKVLNGSEDVWPNIVASILEQIQYSNHETIKKLRNLRPSVIRNDAGMEVGSIQEIFQSEKLPLN; encoded by the coding sequence GTGAAATACACTGCATTAGTAGAGGAAGTCAGGGGAGGAATCGTTGAGAATATTCATACAGGGATCATTTGTGGTATGAATGATCAATTAGAATCCTTTTACCAGGTTGGCGACGAAGAGCATTACACATACTTTCGCTCTGCTTCGAAGCCAATCCAGGCGCTGCCCGTTTTTTTGACTGACATAATTGCGAAATACGGATTAACAGAGCAGGAAGCAGCATTGTTTACAGCTTCCCATCGAGGAGAACCCTACCATATTGAGGCTCTGGAATCGATGTTAGCAAAACTCCCTGTAAAGGAAGAAGAACTTTATTGCCCTCCTTCTTATCCTTTAAATATACAGCCAAGAGAAGAGATGATCAGACAAGGGATTCAGAAAAGAAAGCTTTATCACAATTGCGCAGGCAAACATATGGGATTTATTACAGTATGCCGTGAATGGGGATTTCCAGTGGAGGGATACTGGAAAGAAGACCATCCCCTGCAAAAGCATATCATGGATATTCTTTCTCATTTATCGGGTATTCCTGTCTCTAATATTCATATTGGAATTGATGGCTGCGGGGCTCCCGTTTTTGCCATTCCTTTAAAAAAGATGTCTGAAGTATACCTGAAGCTGGCTTGTCCCGATCTGATTCAAGATCCTCAGCTCCAGCAGGCAGTTCATAAAATGACGGACATTATGAATAACCAGTTTAATATGGTTGCATCCCAGCATTTTATCTGTTCGATTTTATTGGAAGACAAGAATATTGTTGCTAAAGGCGGAGCCCAGGGTGTGTATTGCTTCGGGCTAAAAAAAGAACGGGCTGGATTTGCCCTCAAAGTTTTAAATGGATCTGAGGACGTCTGGCCAAACATTGTAGCATCTATTCTTGAACAAATACAATATAGCAATCACGAAACCATTAAAAAGCTGAGAAACCTAAGGCCTTCGGTTATTCGAAATGATGCTGGAATGGAAGTGGGATCTATACAGGAAATATTCCAGTCTGAGAAATTGCCTTTAAATTAA
- a CDS encoding ROK family transcriptional regulator, which translates to MEKHDQLLMKRQNKNLVLDILKTKSPISRIDIAKMTGMSPTSITRIVSELQLQGYVKETEAVASGVGRKATLLEVCGDVLYTIGIEIDKSLLKVGIVNYVGELVSIHKNIRNESESYSETLHKINAIIRKNMEENQIPANKIIGLAVGLPGYIDYKNGIVKVSDQLKWKDASLAEDLQKLTSFNVIVDNELKMKIVAESFTGKAKDSQNSILVGIGSGIGSSIMLNGEIYRGETNNAGEIGHTVIDPTGNVCNCGKIGCLATYISEGAILADSRKVKDISSIEDVFQSYRNREPWALNIMDRASTYIALAISNLLCLYNPEVIILSGNTIEKLPEMKEAIEQKCELYIWEPLKQSVRIVYSELSDNGVVLGAAIQAQNLMLEIE; encoded by the coding sequence ATGGAGAAACACGATCAGCTATTAATGAAAAGACAAAATAAGAATCTCGTTCTTGATATTTTAAAAACTAAGTCTCCTATATCAAGGATTGATATCGCTAAAATGACGGGGATGAGTCCGACTTCCATAACACGAATTGTCAGTGAGCTTCAGCTGCAGGGCTACGTAAAGGAAACAGAAGCGGTTGCATCCGGAGTCGGGAGAAAAGCAACCCTGCTGGAAGTATGCGGTGATGTGCTTTATACAATTGGCATTGAAATAGATAAATCACTGCTGAAGGTTGGAATTGTCAATTATGTTGGTGAATTGGTTTCAATACATAAGAATATTAGAAATGAATCAGAGAGTTACTCCGAAACACTTCATAAAATAAACGCGATCATTCGAAAAAACATGGAAGAAAACCAGATTCCTGCAAATAAGATAATTGGCCTGGCAGTCGGTTTGCCAGGATATATAGATTATAAAAACGGGATTGTGAAGGTATCTGATCAGTTAAAGTGGAAAGATGCAAGCCTGGCTGAAGATCTGCAAAAGCTTACCTCTTTTAATGTCATTGTTGATAATGAATTAAAAATGAAGATTGTGGCTGAGAGCTTTACAGGCAAAGCAAAGGATTCGCAGAATTCAATATTAGTAGGAATTGGTTCAGGAATTGGTTCTTCTATCATGCTTAATGGAGAAATTTACAGAGGGGAAACCAATAATGCAGGGGAAATCGGGCATACAGTGATTGATCCTACAGGCAATGTCTGCAATTGCGGCAAAATAGGCTGTCTGGCAACCTATATTTCTGAAGGGGCGATTCTTGCTGACAGCAGGAAGGTGAAGGATATTTCTTCTATAGAAGATGTGTTCCAATCCTACCGGAACCGTGAGCCCTGGGCATTAAATATTATGGATAGAGCCTCCACTTATATTGCTTTGGCCATCAGCAATCTCCTTTGTCTGTATAATCCTGAAGTCATTATTTTGAGCGGCAATACGATTGAAAAACTTCCTGAAATGAAGGAAGCCATTGAGCAAAAATGTGAGTTGTATATATGGGAGCCATTGAAGCAATCGGTGAGAATCGTATATTCGGAATTGAGTGATAACGGAGTTGTTCTTGGGGCGGCCATACAGGCCCAAAATCTTATGCTGGAGATTGAGTAG
- a CDS encoding sugar phosphate isomerase/epimerase family protein codes for METVKLSNKIGVMVDSLRLPLYEGLKVCKDMGADGVQIYAVEGEMAPENMDQTSRKKLKSYLDSIGLEISALCGDLGGHGFQDAEQNPIKIEKSKRILDLAAELGTNIVTTHIGIIPEEHDSPIYEAMQTACEELAVYARSMNAYFAIETGPEPSARLKNFLDTLSTNGVSVNFDPANMVMVTGDDPADGVRLLKDYIVHTHVKDGKRLKPADPRDVYGFLGYGGGTDHAEIAEMVASGEYFRELPLGNGDVDFQAYFNALNEINYQGYLTIEREVNQNPISDIAEAVGFIKSFR; via the coding sequence ATGGAGACTGTAAAACTCTCAAATAAAATTGGTGTTATGGTGGATAGCCTGCGGCTGCCCTTGTACGAAGGACTTAAAGTCTGCAAGGATATGGGGGCTGATGGTGTACAAATATATGCGGTTGAAGGAGAAATGGCTCCTGAAAATATGGATCAGACTTCACGTAAAAAACTTAAGAGCTATTTAGATTCCATTGGCCTGGAAATATCGGCACTTTGCGGTGACCTGGGGGGACATGGGTTTCAGGATGCTGAACAAAATCCAATTAAAATCGAAAAATCCAAACGCATTTTGGATCTCGCAGCAGAATTGGGAACAAATATTGTGACGACCCATATTGGCATTATTCCTGAAGAGCATGACAGCCCCATATATGAAGCCATGCAGACAGCATGTGAAGAACTCGCTGTTTACGCTAGAAGCATGAATGCCTACTTTGCCATTGAGACAGGTCCTGAACCATCTGCCAGGCTCAAAAACTTTCTGGATACCCTGAGCACGAATGGGGTATCAGTTAACTTTGATCCGGCGAATATGGTGATGGTAACCGGTGATGATCCTGCTGACGGTGTAAGGCTCCTTAAGGATTATATTGTCCATACACATGTGAAGGATGGCAAGAGGCTAAAGCCTGCTGATCCCCGTGATGTATACGGGTTCCTTGGCTATGGCGGCGGCACAGACCATGCGGAAATTGCAGAAATGGTTGCTTCAGGTGAGTATTTTAGGGAGCTGCCGCTCGGAAATGGAGACGTTGATTTCCAGGCTTACTTCAATGCTTTGAACGAAATCAATTATCAAGGGTACTTAACCATTGAAAGAGAAGTGAACCAAAATCCAATCAGTGACATTGCGGAAGCAGTAGGATTCATTAAAAGCTTTAGGTAA
- a CDS encoding Gfo/Idh/MocA family protein has product MEPLRVCIIGTGSISDMHFKSFANNPDAVLYGVFDYSAERAEAKALQYGISHVYRNIEEVYSDPNVDAVSICTWNNSHAEISVGALNAGKHVLVEKPLAMNVEEALKVEAAARNSEKTLQVGFVRRFATNTKVLKSFIDNGTLGDIYYAKASCLRRLGNPGGWFADKDRSGGGPLIDLGVHVIDVCWYLMGRPKVKSISGNVYSKLGNRGNVEYLSFYKAADYHKDRNTVEDLANALITFENGASILVDVSYTLHAKKDEIGVKLYGTKGGAELEPELAIISEENNTILNIHPQMDHLTFDFANAFQNQIDSFVSSCIAGTNPLAPVEDGVEMMKILAGIYEAADKKSEVTFA; this is encoded by the coding sequence TTGGAGCCTTTAAGAGTCTGTATCATAGGAACCGGATCGATATCTGATATGCACTTCAAGTCTTTTGCCAATAATCCTGACGCCGTTCTGTACGGGGTTTTTGATTATTCTGCGGAAAGAGCGGAAGCGAAGGCGCTGCAATATGGGATCAGCCATGTATATAGGAATATAGAAGAAGTGTACAGTGACCCAAATGTCGATGCAGTGAGCATTTGCACCTGGAATAATAGCCATGCAGAGATATCAGTTGGCGCACTCAATGCTGGAAAACATGTCCTGGTAGAAAAGCCTTTGGCCATGAATGTTGAAGAAGCCCTGAAAGTGGAAGCAGCTGCGAGGAATAGTGAGAAAACCCTGCAGGTAGGGTTTGTCCGAAGATTTGCTACAAATACGAAAGTGCTGAAATCATTTATTGATAACGGGACATTAGGCGACATTTATTATGCAAAAGCCTCGTGTCTGCGCCGTCTGGGGAATCCCGGAGGCTGGTTCGCAGACAAGGATCGGTCAGGGGGTGGCCCTTTAATTGACCTTGGTGTCCATGTAATCGATGTGTGCTGGTACCTGATGGGCCGTCCAAAAGTGAAGTCTATTTCCGGTAACGTATACAGTAAGCTGGGGAACAGAGGAAATGTCGAGTATTTAAGTTTTTATAAAGCGGCAGATTATCATAAAGACCGGAATACAGTAGAAGATTTAGCGAACGCCCTGATTACCTTTGAGAACGGAGCATCTATACTTGTGGATGTATCCTATACACTTCATGCGAAAAAAGATGAAATTGGAGTCAAATTATATGGCACAAAAGGCGGCGCAGAACTGGAGCCTGAATTGGCCATTATAAGTGAAGAAAATAACACCATTTTGAATATTCACCCGCAAATGGATCATTTAACATTTGATTTTGCCAATGCCTTTCAGAATCAGATCGATTCCTTTGTTTCGAGCTGTATAGCAGGAACAAATCCTTTGGCGCCAGTTGAAGATGGGGTGGAAATGATGAAGATCCTCGCTGGCATTTATGAAGCGGCTGATAAGAAAAGTGAGGTGACATTTGCTTAA
- a CDS encoding sugar phosphate isomerase/epimerase family protein produces MKVGLSTYSLVRELRDGNMTVLDVIDWIAENGGEHMEIVPYGFSVVDNAELAHQIKTRAEAAGIELSAYSLPANLVQPTQEAFEQEVERLKEHVDIVNLMGIKIMRHDVTAFQLKPEEMTIHYFEEHFDKLVEGSRQIADYAAQFGITTTIENHGFNVQSSDRVQRVIHAVNRPNFKTTLDVGNFLCIDEDPLVGVKKNLKYAATVHLKDFYIRPYFEDPGDGVWFRTVNENYLRGAIVGHGDLNIREIIRLIKGSGYDGYLTVEFEGMEDCRTGSKIGMDNVRRLWNEVQAVNDSKPVLKG; encoded by the coding sequence ATGAAGGTTGGACTTAGCACGTACAGTTTAGTAAGAGAATTAAGAGATGGCAATATGACGGTTCTGGATGTGATCGACTGGATTGCCGAAAATGGCGGGGAGCACATGGAGATTGTTCCTTATGGCTTCTCGGTCGTGGATAATGCGGAGCTGGCACATCAAATTAAGACAAGAGCAGAAGCAGCTGGGATTGAACTTTCTGCCTATTCCCTGCCGGCCAATTTGGTTCAGCCGACACAGGAAGCATTCGAACAAGAAGTGGAGCGGCTGAAAGAGCATGTGGATATAGTCAATCTCATGGGCATTAAGATTATGCGCCATGATGTTACAGCATTTCAGCTAAAGCCGGAAGAAATGACGATTCACTACTTCGAAGAGCATTTTGATAAGTTAGTAGAAGGAAGCCGGCAAATCGCAGATTATGCAGCACAATTCGGCATTACGACAACCATTGAAAACCACGGATTCAATGTCCAATCGAGCGACCGGGTACAGCGGGTCATTCATGCGGTTAACCGGCCGAATTTCAAAACAACTCTCGATGTCGGCAACTTCCTTTGCATTGATGAGGATCCGCTTGTTGGGGTGAAAAAGAATCTAAAATACGCAGCAACGGTCCATTTAAAAGATTTCTATATTCGCCCATATTTTGAGGATCCGGGTGATGGAGTCTGGTTCAGGACTGTAAATGAAAACTATCTGCGCGGAGCCATCGTTGGCCACGGAGATCTAAATATACGTGAGATTATTAGATTGATAAAAGGTTCCGGTTATGACGGTTATTTGACAGTGGAATTTGAAGGCATGGAAGATTGCAGGACTGGTTCCAAAATTGGCATGGATAATGTAAGAAGGTTATGGAATGAAGTGCAAGCAGTGAATGATTCTAAGCCAGTGTTGAAAGGGTGA
- a CDS encoding ABC transporter ATP-binding protein: MPETLLKINGLKKSFTLPGGMFAKKRSLKAVHDVSFGIEQGTTYSLVGESGCGKSTTGRLISRLLTPSHGEIWIDGEEISQKKESQLKLVRKKVQMIFQDPYASLNPRMKVREIIAEPLVIHTKLSKAERNHLVSEMLEVVGLTEHHADRYAHEFSGGQRQRIGIARALIMKPKLIIADEPVSALDVSIQSQILNLLKDLQTEFNLTYLFISHDLSVVEHISDNIGVMYLGTIVESGPKDVIFSNPQHPYTKALLSSVPVPDPRLRRERIVLQGDLPSPVNPPSGCRFHTRCPACMDICRTVEPEVKKGLADDHFVACHLVD; encoded by the coding sequence ATGCCTGAGACACTGCTGAAAATAAACGGGCTGAAAAAGTCATTCACGCTTCCGGGCGGCATGTTTGCCAAAAAGAGATCATTAAAGGCAGTTCATGATGTGTCGTTCGGCATCGAACAGGGAACTACCTACAGTCTCGTTGGAGAAAGCGGGTGCGGCAAGTCTACAACAGGACGGCTGATCTCAAGGCTGCTGACTCCCAGTCACGGTGAAATCTGGATTGATGGCGAAGAAATTTCACAAAAGAAAGAATCACAGCTGAAATTGGTAAGAAAAAAGGTGCAGATGATCTTTCAGGACCCCTATGCATCTCTTAATCCAAGAATGAAAGTAAGAGAGATTATTGCTGAACCGCTTGTGATCCATACGAAACTATCAAAAGCGGAACGGAATCATCTAGTTTCAGAAATGCTCGAAGTCGTTGGACTGACAGAACATCATGCAGACCGGTATGCTCATGAATTCAGTGGAGGACAGCGACAGCGGATCGGCATTGCCAGGGCACTGATTATGAAGCCTAAGCTCATTATAGCTGATGAACCCGTATCCGCTCTTGATGTTTCCATTCAATCTCAAATCCTTAACTTATTAAAGGATTTGCAGACTGAATTTAATCTTACCTACCTATTTATATCACATGATTTAAGTGTAGTCGAACACATCAGCGACAACATCGGGGTCATGTATCTTGGCACAATCGTTGAATCAGGGCCCAAGGATGTCATCTTCTCAAATCCGCAGCATCCTTATACAAAAGCACTTCTATCTTCTGTTCCAGTCCCGGATCCGAGATTGAGAAGGGAGCGGATTGTCCTGCAGGGAGACTTGCCGAGTCCGGTTAACCCGCCTTCCGGGTGCCGCTTTCATACAAGATGTCCTGCATGTATGGATATTTGCAGAACTGTGGAACCAGAGGTGAAAAAAGGGTTGGCTGATGATCATTTTGTTGCATGTCATTTAGTGGATTAG